Part of the Brevibacillus brevis genome is shown below.
ATTCTCAACTTCGGCGCGGGCCACGCCTGGGGCATGCTCGGCTTGCACGTCGAGCTGCCGGGGACGGGTGGAATCATCCTGGCGTCCGACGCCGTCTACTCGGCCGAAAACTACGGGCCTCCGATCAAAATACCGGGCATCATTTACGATTCGGTCGGTTTTGTAAGCACAGTCGAGCGGATCAAGGAATATGCGGCCCGGACGAATTCGCAGGTCTGGTTCGGACACGACAGCGAGCAGTTCCGGAAGTTTATCAAGTCGACGGAAGGGTTTTACGAATAATCCCGTGCGAGATTGGAGGTCAGGAGCATGAAAGGAAAAGTAGCGGTCATGAGTGAACCCGGCAAGCTGTCGTTTGCCGAATACGGTCTGCCTCAGCCAGGTCCGGGAGCGGTCTTGGTAAAAGTAGTCCGGACGAATGTGTGCGGCTCGGAGCTGCACATCTGGCAAGGGCATCACCCGACGAAGAAGTCCGGCGTGATGGGGCATGAGATGGTCGGTGAAATCGCTGCGCTGGGAGAAGGCGTGGAAACGGATTATGCAGGCAATCCCGTGCAGGTAGGAGACCGCGTCGCCGCCGCGTACTTCATTACGTGCCGAAAGTGCGCTCCCTGCCAGCAAGGTCAGCTGCACCTTTGCGAAAACGCTTACAGGCATTGGGTGAAAGATCCGGAAGAAGCCCCGCACTTCCACGGTACGTTCGGCACCCATTACTATCTGCCGCCGGACCAGTACTTTTACAAGGTCCCTGACAACGTGCCGGATTCTGCTGCGGCAAGCGCCAACTGCGCGCTTTCGCAGGTGTACTTCGGGATCGACAAGACGGGTGTGCGTTACGGCGATACCGTCGTCATCCAGGGGGCGGGTGGCCTGGGGCTGAACGCGAGCGCGGTGGCCAAGGAATACGGCGCGACGGTCATCTGCATCGATAGCGTCACCAGCCGTCTGGAAAAGGCGAGACTGTTCGGTGCCGACCATCTGATCCACATGGGCGAATACGACACGGTAGAAAAACGGGTGAAAGCCGTGCAGGAGCTGACAGGCGGTAAAGGGGCCGACGTCTGCATGGAGCTGACGGGGGTGCCGGCAGCGCTGAATGAAGGCATCAACCTGCTTCGCTACGGAGGCAAATACATCAGCATTGGCAACATCTCCCCCGGCCAGATGACGCCGTTCGACCCGGGGCTGATGACGCGCAAGGCGCTGACGATCTACTCGTACATGCGTTACGACCCGTGGTATCTGAACAAGGCTCTTGCATTCATCTCCAAAAACATCGGGAAGTACCCGTTCGACGAGCTGCTGGATGCCGAATTCGATCTCGAGGACGTCCATATCGCGCTCGACAAGTCGGCGGCGCGGGAGATCACACGGGCCACGATCGTTGCCAACCGATAGGAGACTGCTGCCGAAGCCTATAGGAAAGAAAAGCAGGAGAGGACGAGGGCGCACATGAACCATCTGCACATGTACATCGGCGGAAGCTGGACGGACAGCGCTTCCGGCGAAGTGATCACGACCATCAATCCGGCAACGAAGGAGCCTTTGGCCACTTTTCCCCGGGGAAATCAGGACGATGTGGACCGGGCGGTGAAAGCGGCCCGGGAGACCTTTGAATCGGCTGCGTGGCGGGAAATTCTGCCGGCCGAAAGAGGACGAATGCTGCTTCGCCTCTGCCAGCTCATTCGCGAGCAAAAAGACGAGCTGGCCCAGCTGGAGACCCTGGACACAGGCAAGCCGCTTGTGCAGGCGCTGGCGGACGTGGAAGTGGCGGCACGCTACTGCGAGTACTACGCGGGTGTGGCCGACAAGATTTTGGGAGAAACCATCCCGATCCGAGCGGACATCCTGAACTACACGATCCGCGAGCCGCTTGGCGTCACTGCGCACATCGTGCCGTGGAACTACCCGATCCAGATCGCTGTACGCAGTCTGGCGCCGGCGGTAGCGGCGGGCAACACCGTCGTCATGAAGCCTGCCGAGGATACCCCGATGACGGCGCTGCGCATCGCGGACCTGTGCGAAAAGGCGGGATTTCCGGCCGGGGTCGTGAACATCGTGACCGGTTACGGCACGGAGGCAGGTGCTGCTTTGGCCGCTCATCCCGATATCGACCACATCACGTTCACAGGTTCGGTCGCGACCGGGATATCCATTATGAAAACGGCAGCGCAGCAGATCAAGCCCGTGACGCTCGAGCTCGGTGGCAAGTCGCCCAATATCGTGTTCGCCGACGCCGACCTGGATGAGGCTGCCCAGTGGGTCGTCCGTTCCATCACCCAAAATGCAGGACAGACTTGCTCGGCAGGTTCGCGTCTGCTGGTGGAGGAATCCATTCGCGAGGAGTTTGTCGCCAAGGTCGCAGGCCACATGTCAGGGCTGCGAATCGGCTCAGGGCTGGACGGCGCGGATATTGGCCCGATCATTTCGGAGAAGCAGCTCGCACGGATCGAGTCCTACATGCAGGTGGCCCGGGAGGACGGAGCGACCATTCGCATCGGGGGACGCAGGCATACCGAAGCCGGGGATGGTTTCTTTTTCGAGCCGACCGTCATCGAAGCGGTCACGCCGCAGGGCAGATTGGCGCAGGAGGAAATTTTCGGGCCTGTGCTCGTCGTATTGCCGTTCACGACCAAAGAGGAGGCACTCGCGATCGCCAATGGCACAGAATACGGACTGGTCACGGGAGTGTGGACCTCCGACATCAACAAGGCGCATTGGCTCGCCAGCCGAGTCAAGTCCGGCCAGGTGTTCGTCAATAACTACGGGGCGGGCGGAGGCGTCGAGATGACGTTTGGCGGATATCGCAAGAGCGGCTTCGGCCGGGAAAAGGGCCTGGAAGCGCTGAAGTATTATACACAGGTGAAAAACGTCGCCGTAAAAATAAACGGGTAACCAGATTGCCCCCCGCCTTCCAACGGGGGGCATGATTCACAGCAACATTGGATCCAAAATACAATTTTCGTAGAGAGAACCGAGCAGGGGGGATAGGGATGACGCGTCCATTGGATGGGATCACGGTAGTCGCGTTGGAGCAGGCTGTCGCAGCGCCGTTTGCGACCCGCCAATTAGCGGAGCTGGGTGCGAGAGTAATCAAGATCGAACGGCCCAAAGTCGGGGACTTTGCCCGTCATTACGATACGACAGTAAACGGGATGTCGAGCCACTTTGTGTGGTGCAACCATTCGAAAGAGTCGCTCACCTTGAACGTCAAGCAGCCGGAGGCGAAGGAAATTCTGGATAGGCTCCTGTCTGGCGCTGATGTGTTCATTCAAAACTTCGGCCCCGGCGCAATCGACCGTCTGGGCTTCGGAATCGACGTATTGAAGGAGAAGTACCCGCAATTGATCATCTGCAGCATTTCC
Proteins encoded:
- a CDS encoding zinc-binding dehydrogenase; its protein translation is MKGKVAVMSEPGKLSFAEYGLPQPGPGAVLVKVVRTNVCGSELHIWQGHHPTKKSGVMGHEMVGEIAALGEGVETDYAGNPVQVGDRVAAAYFITCRKCAPCQQGQLHLCENAYRHWVKDPEEAPHFHGTFGTHYYLPPDQYFYKVPDNVPDSAAASANCALSQVYFGIDKTGVRYGDTVVIQGAGGLGLNASAVAKEYGATVICIDSVTSRLEKARLFGADHLIHMGEYDTVEKRVKAVQELTGGKGADVCMELTGVPAALNEGINLLRYGGKYISIGNISPGQMTPFDPGLMTRKALTIYSYMRYDPWYLNKALAFISKNIGKYPFDELLDAEFDLEDVHIALDKSAAREITRATIVANR
- a CDS encoding aldehyde dehydrogenase family protein, which encodes MNHLHMYIGGSWTDSASGEVITTINPATKEPLATFPRGNQDDVDRAVKAARETFESAAWREILPAERGRMLLRLCQLIREQKDELAQLETLDTGKPLVQALADVEVAARYCEYYAGVADKILGETIPIRADILNYTIREPLGVTAHIVPWNYPIQIAVRSLAPAVAAGNTVVMKPAEDTPMTALRIADLCEKAGFPAGVVNIVTGYGTEAGAALAAHPDIDHITFTGSVATGISIMKTAAQQIKPVTLELGGKSPNIVFADADLDEAAQWVVRSITQNAGQTCSAGSRLLVEESIREEFVAKVAGHMSGLRIGSGLDGADIGPIISEKQLARIESYMQVAREDGATIRIGGRRHTEAGDGFFFEPTVIEAVTPQGRLAQEEIFGPVLVVLPFTTKEEALAIANGTEYGLVTGVWTSDINKAHWLASRVKSGQVFVNNYGAGGGVEMTFGGYRKSGFGREKGLEALKYYTQVKNVAVKING